The DNA region TTTCTAATTGAAAATTATCAAAAAAGAAAGGTGTAAATATATAGTCAAATTGCTCTGTAAGGTGTGCGTCTTCCAAATATTGCGCGAGATATTCTACGTTTTCTAAACCAGCTCCATTTTTTCGAGAAAGTTCGACCATTTTTTTGGAAGCTTCGATATACGTGATTTTAAGGTTGGAAATGGATAATTTTTCTATACTTTTTAATATTTTTCCATTACCACCACCGACTAGGAGTAGACTCATATTTGGTGGTATATATTGCAATAATTCTTCTTGTATTCGAAGTATGTTTTTGCCATAAACCAATGTGCAAATAAAGTCGTAATATGGAGCAAGTAAATCATAGTTATTTC from Rhizosphaericola mali includes:
- a CDS encoding class I SAM-dependent methyltransferase, with the protein product MSRNNYDLLAPYYDFICTLVYGKNILRIQEELLQYIPPNMSLLLVGGGNGKILKSIEKLSISNLKITYIEASKKMVELSRKNGAGLENVEYLAQYLEDAHLTEQFDYIFTPFFFDNFQLEKIEFLFSNLDKHLKKEGIWLYADFNVTATKKNYWNAFLLKTMYLFFKIVSKIETQELIYLRPIFEKNNYQLQKEVFKYGQFIYGQVYKKL